Proteins co-encoded in one Octopus bimaculoides isolate UCB-OBI-ISO-001 chromosome 7, ASM119413v2, whole genome shotgun sequence genomic window:
- the LOC106883204 gene encoding mediator of RNA polymerase II transcription subunit 18: MEGSVSTHRHQATPFHEYLLQGSVVDSSCEVLLNRLRGLCDNAENNYETFHDHELVFAMRGTSNQNSQAVFYRVRHSLTAANAPWHLRYIGQAEVGDKTRHTLVRTYVDVGTSDNVVAFLNEMGFRLDYEYVIKGYFFHKGRMKVTVSKIFRMLQPNNVESIEPLSLSYLVELSVVAPAGQELLQDDMKNFAEQLKPLVQLEKIDHRRITMM, from the exons ATGGAAGGTTCGGTTTCCACGCATCGGCATCAAGCCACTCCGTTCCACGAATATTTATTGCAAGGAAGCGTCGTCGACAGTTCTTGTGAAGTTCTTCTCAACCGACTACGGGGTCTTTGTGATAATGCTGAAAACAACTACGAGACATTCCATGATCATGAACTTGTGTTTGCTATGA GAGGAACCAGCAACCAGAATAGCCAGGCTGTTTTCTACAGAGTACGTCATAGTCTGACAGCTGCAAATGCACCATG GCATTTACGCTACATTGGCCAGGCTGAAGTCGGGGACAAAACCCGTCACACACTGGTGAGGACCTATGTTGATGTCGGGACCTCAGATAATGTTGTCGCTTTTCTTAATGAAATGGGTTTCag gCTGGATTATGAATATGTCATAAAAGGATATTTCTTTCacaaaggaagaatgaaagttaCCGTTTCCAAAATTTTCAGA ATGCTGCAACCAAATAATGTAGAAAGTATTGAACCTCTTTCACTCTCCTACCTTGTGGAACTCTCAGTTGTGGCTCCAGCTGGACAGGAATTACTCCAAGATGACATGAAGAATTTTGCTGAACAACTTAAAcc ATTAGTCCAATTAGAGAAAATTGATCACCGACGAATAACAATGATGTGA
- the LOC106883203 gene encoding uncharacterized protein LOC106883203, whose product MIADSPVMASVCNTVQNMPEFYSCPQDYFDYEEDLNSALGDESLSFVEENNVREIEGLDSLFSLGVSDTERLCDNLLEDSDLQYVLTSYQYEMNTEPLVSVSFDWDDESISSSQTTSLADSAEFDMVDVCDTNMRTTSEQLEFIHKKCLPNGRCRWHQLTPSEQTSVIMVLSNLILELGPRERVEVLKLLNPNRKLSHFNMDSLVDPSWVTEKNIKLVLDYLKSPKANLSSFNEYKESQKPVQRRNRKKPQKRKASKPEDQTEKRVVQAVKEKKSGFFQKEIVVSLSLHEASDEEVDIDIIG is encoded by the exons ATGATCGCAGACAGTCCAGTAATGGCGAG TGTCTGCAATACAGTCCAGAACATGCCAGAATTTTATTCTTGTCCTCAAGATTATTTTGATTATGAGGAAGACCTGAACTCTGCACTTGGTGATGa ATCCCTGTCTTTTGTTGAGGAAAATAACGTACGAGAAATTGAAGGACTGGATAGTCTATTTAGTCTGGGTGTCTCAGATACAGAGCGATTGTGTGATAATTTACTAGAAGATTCCGATTTACAGTATGTACTGACGAGCTATCAATACGAAATGAATACAG AGCCATTAGTAAGCGTCAGCTTTGATTGGGATGATGAATCCATATCTTCTTCACAGACGACCTCATTAGCAGATTCTGCGGAGTTTGATATGGTAGATGTCTGTGATACTAACATGCGTACCACCTCTGAACAGCTGgaatttattcataaaaaatgTTTACCGAATGGCAGATGTCGATG GCACCAACTGACACCGAGTGAACAAACATCTGTGATAATGGTTTTGAGTAATTTGATTCTTGAGCTTGGACCAAGGGAACGAGTTGAAGTACTAAAATTGCTAAACCCCAATAGAAAACTTTCTCATTTCAACATGGATTCTCTTGTAG ACCCAAGCTGGGTAACCGAGAAAAACATCAAGTTAGTTCTGGATTATTTGAAAAGTCCAAAAGCAAACCTGAGCTCATTTAACGAATACAAAGAGTCACAGAAACCTGTTCAACGGAGAAATAGGAAGAAACCTCAG aaGAGAAAAGCCAGCAAACCTGAAGATCAAACAGAGAAAAGGGTTGTACAGGCagtgaaggagaaaaaaagtGGATTTTTCCAGAAAGAAATTGTTGTGTCATTGTCTCTGCATGAAGCATCGGATGAAGAAGTGGACATTGATATTATTGGATGA